A stretch of the Arachis stenosperma cultivar V10309 chromosome 6, arast.V10309.gnm1.PFL2, whole genome shotgun sequence genome encodes the following:
- the LOC130936145 gene encoding 1,4-alpha-glucan-branching enzyme 1, chloroplastic/amyloplastic-like, translating to MVYTVSGIQFPSVPSLQKSSQLSFHDRRSASFSFLLNRNSFSRKSLAVKCSHDSDLSSSTVAESDKVLIPQGHDNSSTTTDEVEAPDITSEDPQKIQEFTMKGEKIDYEAVSTDKDDKDGQGHVLSSHVDVDTNTQAENTSVSINKKVKVESEEARPKIIAPPGTGHKIYEIDPSLQAHRAHLDFRYGQYKRLREEINKNEGGLDAFSRGYEKFGFTRSATGITYREWAPGATSAALIGDFNNWNPNADVMTRNEFGVWEIFLPNNVDGSLPIPHGSRVKIRMETPSGIKDSIPAWIKFSVQAPGEIPYNGIYYDPPEEEKYVFKYPQPKRPKSLRIYESHVGMSSPEPKINTYVNFRDEVLPRIKRLGYNAVQIMAIQEHSYYASFGYHVTNFFAPSSRFGTPDDLKSLIDKAHELGLLVLMDIVHSHASNNTLDGLNMFDGTDTHYFHGGSRGYHWMWDSRLFNYGSWEVLRYLLSNARWWLEEYKFDGFRFDGVTSMMYTHHGLGVGFTGNYNEYFGFATDVDAVVYLMLVNDVIHGLFPEAVTIGEDVSGMPTFCLPTQDGGVGFDYRLHMAIADKWIEILKKKDEDWEMGDIVHTLTNRRWLEKCVAYAESHDQALVGDKTIAFWLMDKDMYDFMALDRPSTPLVDRGIALHKMIRLITMGLGGEGYLNFMGNEFGHPEWIDFPRGDQHLPTGAVIPGNNYSYDKCRRRFDLGDADYLRYRGMQEFDQAMQHLEERFGFMTSEHQYISRKHEGDKVIVFERGKLVFVFNFHWYNSYSDYRVGCLNPGKYKIVLDSDDPLFGGFNRLNPTAEYFTSDGWYDDRPRSFLVYAPSRTAVVYALADEAEPEPTLKPVEVLKPVEVLVMEPELEPEPKQVLESESKPEPVEAEVEP from the exons GGAAAAGTCTCGCTGTAAAATGTTCCCATGATTCTGACTTGTCATCTTCCACGGTTGCTGAATCTGATAAAGTACTTATTCCTCAAGGTCATGATAACTCTTCAACCACGACTGATGAAGTTGAAGCTCCTGATATAACTTCAGAGGATCCGCAg AAAATACAAGAGTTTACCATGAAAggtgagaaaattgattatgaagCAGTTAGCACTGACAAAGATGACAAGGATGGGCAAGGTCATGTTTTGTCATCACATGTGGATGTTGACACCAATACTCAAGCTGAGAATACATCAGTATCTATAAACAAGAAAGTGAAGGTCGAAAGTGAGGAAGCTAGACCAAAGATCATTGCCCCACCTGGCACTGGTCATAAAATATATGAGATTGATCCATCTTTGCAAGCTCACCGTGCTCATCTTGACTTCCG TTATGGACAATATAAGAGATTGCGTgaagaaattaacaagaatgaAGGTGGTCTGGATGCATTTTCTCGTGGTTATGAAAAATTTGGCTTCACCCGCAG TGCTACAGGCATTACTTACAGAGAGTGGGCACCTGGAGCAACG TCAGCAGCATTAATTGGAGATTTCAACAACTGGAATCCAAACGCAGATGTAATGACTCGG aATGAGTTTGGTGTATGGGAGATCTTCTTGCCAAACAATGTGGATGGTTCACTGCCAATTCCTCATGGTTCTCGAGTCAAG ATCCGCATGGAAACTCCGTCTGGAATCAAAGATTCAATCCCTGCTTGGATAAAGTTCTCTGTACAGGCTCCTGGTGAAATTCCATATAATGGTATATACTATGATCCACCAGAAGAG GAAAAATATGTCTTCAAATATCCACAGCCAAAGAGACCAAAATCACTTAGAATATATGAATCACATGTTGGAATGAGTAGTCCG GAACCAAAAATCAATACGTATGTCAACTTTAGAGATGAAGTGCTACCTCGCATTAAAAGGCTTGGCTATAATGCTGTCCAGATTATGGCTATTCAAGAGCATTCTTATTATGCTAGCTTTGG GTACCATGTTACAAATTTCTTTGCACCTAGCAGCCGGTTTGGAACTCCGGATGATCTCAAGTCTCTCATAGACAAAGCCCATGAATTAGGCCTGCTTGTTCTGATGGATATTGTACATAG TCATGCATCAAATAATACACTGGATGGGCTGAACATGTTTGATGGAACTGATACTCATTACTTCCATGGTGGGTCACGAGGTTATCATTGGATGTGGGATTCTCGTCTTTTTAACTATGGAAGCTGGGAG GTTCTAAGGTATCTGCTTTCAAATGCAAGATGGTGGCTGGAAGAATATAAGTTTGATGGGTTTCGATTTGATGGTGTCACATCAATGATGTATACTCATCATGGATTGGGG GTTGGTTTTACTGGAAATTACAATGAGTACTTCGGTTTTGCAACTGATGTTGATGCTGTGGTTTACCTGATGCTGGTTAATGATGTCATTCATGGGCTCTTTCCTGAGGCTGTTACTATTGGTGAAGAT GTCAGTGGAATGCCAACATTTTGCCTTCCTACACAAGATGGTGGGGTTGGCTTTGACTACCGCCTGCACATGGCCATTGCAGACAAGTGGATTGAGATTCTCAA GAAGAAAGATGAAGACTGGGAAATGGGTGATATAGTTCACACTCTCACAAACAGAAGGTGGCTAGAAAAATGTGTAGCATATGCTGAAAGTCATGACCAAGCTTTGGTTGGGGACAAGACAATTGCATTTTGGTTGATGGACAAG GATATGTATGACTTCATGGCCTTAGATAGACCATCTACTCCTCTCGTAGATCGTGGTATAGCACTACACAAGATGATTAGGCTTATCACAATGGGTCTTGGTGGGGAAGGGTATTTGAATTTTATGGGGAATGAATTTGGCCATCCTG AGTGGATTGATTTTCCAAGGGGTGATCAACATCTTCCTACTGGTGCAGTAATTCCCGGGAATAATTACAGTTATGATAAATGTAGGCGTAGATTTGACTTG GGGGATGCAGACTATCTTAGATATAGGGGGATGCAAGAATTTGATCAGGCTATGCAGCATCTGGAAGAAAGGTTTGGT TTCATGACTTCTGAACACCAATATATTTCTCGGAAACATGAGGGTGACAAAGTTATAGTGTTTGAAAGGGGCAAACTTGTATTTGTCTTCAATTTTCATTGGTACAACAGCTATTCAGATTACAGAGTTGGATGCTTAAACCCAGGGAAATACAAG ATTGTCTTGGATTCAGATGATCCCTTGTTTGGTGGCTTCAACAGACTCAATCCCACAGCCGAGTACTTCACCTCT GATGGATGGTATGACGACCGACCCCGATCTTTTCTCGTGTATGCACCTTCTAGAACAGCTGTGGTGTATGCCCTCGCAGATGAAGCTGAACCAGAGCCAACGCTAAAACCAGTTGAAGTCCTAAAACCAGTTGAAGTGCTAGTGATGGAACCAGAGCTAGAGCCAGAGCCAAAGCAAGTGCTAGAGTCAGAGTCAAAGCCAGAGCCAGTTGAAGCAGAAGTTGAACCCTGA
- the LOC130936146 gene encoding growth-regulating factor 3 — translation MDFHYLKQWRNQDESEEQQHSTKMPKLLPPESHQQQPPSPASALPLFVPEPNSKVTCTLSDSTLAPHTTTTTTKFPRMGSYFSLSQWQELELQALIFRYMLAGAAVPPELLQPIKKSLFHSSPYFLHHSLQHYQPAALLQSGYWGRASMNPEPGRCRRTDGKKWRCSRDVVAGQKYCERHMHRGRNRSRKPVELPTPTTGGGTTLGVVSSSSCISSPPLATASLKSPFDLLHLNNERSSGSGGTKEEENKRVFENQDNHHHVGGDGGRSGGHMLRHFFDDWPRSLHQDPENAENNGGGGGSGRMNSATSLSISMPGNNAASSDVSLKLSTGYGEDPCPRNGNGNAEAEQLQLSWAGGWSSGNQVASMGGPLAEALRSSTSTSSPTSVLHHLPRAAASQTSFIST, via the exons atggacttccattatCTGAAGCAATGGAGAAACCAGGATGAGTCAGAGGAACAACAACATTCTACAAAGATGCCAAAACTTCTCCCACCAGAATCCCATCAACAACAGCCACCATCACCTGCCTCTGCTCTCCCCTTGTTTGTACCTGAACCCAACAGCAAAGTCACCTGCACCCTGTCAGATTCAACACTTGCTCCTCATACTACTACTACTACCACCAAATTCCCCA GAATGGGGAGTTACTTCAGCTTGTCACAGTGGCAGGAGCTTGAGTTGCAGGCTTTGATATTCAGGTACATGTTGGCCGGTGCTGCTGTTCCCCCTGAGCTCCTTCAACCAATCAAGAAAAGCCTCTTCCATTCTTCTCCCTATTTCCTTCACCACTCTCTCCAACACTATCAACCTGCAGCTC TGTTGCAATCAGGGTACTGGGGAAGAGCATCAATGAATCCGGAGCCAGGGCGGTGCCGGAGGACTGACGGGAAGAAGTGGCGGTGCTCGAGGGACGTGGTGGCCGGTCAGAAGTACTGCGAGCGCCACATGCATAGAGGTCGAAACCGTTCAAGAAAGCCTGTGGAACTACCCACACCAACCACTGGTGGTGGAACTACTTTAGGCGTTGTTTCATCATCTTCTTGTATCTCTTCACCGCCTCTTGCCACTGCCTCATTGAAATCCCCCTTTGATCTCCTTCACCTTAATAATGAAcg GTCCTCTGGGAGTGGAGGGACcaaggaagaagaaaacaagaggGTGTTTGAAAATCAAGATAACCATCATCATGTGGGTGGGGATGGTGGCAGATCAGGTGGGCACATGCTGAGGCATTTCTTTGATGACTGGCCACGTTCACTGCATCAGGACCCTGAAAACGCTGAAAacaatggtggtggtggtgggagTGGGAGGATGAACTCGGCCACATCACTCTCAATTTCAATGCCTGGAAATAATGCTGCTTCTTCGGATGTATCACTAAAGTTGTCCACTGGGTATGGGGAGGATCCGTGTCCAAGAAATGGGAATGGGAATGCAGAGGCAGAGCAACTGCAGTTGAGTTGGGCCGGAGGCTGGAGTTCGGGGAATCAAGTGGCTTCAATGGGAGGACCACTTGCTGAGGCACTCAGATCATCCACTTCCACTTCATCTCCCACCAGTGTTCTGCATCACTTGCCTCGTGCTGCTGCCTCTCAGACCAGCTTCATTAGCACCTAG